The Hypomesus transpacificus isolate Combined female chromosome 2, fHypTra1, whole genome shotgun sequence genome window below encodes:
- the arhgef5 gene encoding zinc finger CCCH domain-containing protein 13 isoform X2 yields MERERERRREEKRWREQEMNRLMVRTGKRGKETDRTESYGEGDRVPGPRWRETEREQRERDGRGGDGHPRGRPNSHYEFGPAREPETNRGKGDTFPRMRTKSKDRGRGMSPFIEEEEAGDAGRQRERLREMEVNDKESDRERAARRGGQRGGERDQWHREEQSRDKERGGVRVRAREEGEKNGGRPMEDGLPRQRERQRQSDSDVRERRRERDSEGNDLWSRGANGASREGPNPRQREREGRYYSPQTRRERNGENHSDRDHRERRDKMRDIKSEGDSDGERTRENVRNDRREEQRYHHSRSEGDNGSLARDRLTETERERQRWREEERKAYSERGGGRDTDRHRDREKYREGDRRERRDWGVERELERQRDAGRERPSGRPEERRRQRDPEWERAQAHVPGERGKRRERERERGSHPDRKEEDDDRMFRERRNRERDPTMEGVANRISRSPSETVRRGPPRATSSGEWSSDMEGDRRWRKDRERPGGKESEKESVAENERDEEEERRRRTRYKDTAQGDRPDRERDGEEEKKSTRSEQRKMWLEPQRGKHSNNSSVEEEFMERKRCGEENRRLQSEEKSLTEREGRALVERERRRGREKLRGEGGKARAMETEGLNVDRAEEWEGRGGTDRGEEEPLRCGDDTREERGHREEDDKHGSDGEEEGGSDRCTRRESEGGSEREGEEERERAHSLAEDGFITVSSGGDEEDEREEFEDCKEFWEGGVACDVPREAVGYKGCEGEMPLSGERERTGKWTEKAEVAVEGGGEERTEKRKEENSTYVFCLIGQTLPRSRPNRMSAQEQMEGEETNQNPGNEQHGTANEMGDPQHNDSYQDAQNERQEDGDDLHAPNQERTWVGDSHRASDPSKAEERGERGGVEAELENPYAEITLRRDLTTEALLKEWRERNTASPRQTESDREPSSHITSGPAAEAPRPGAPVSDGATLGGLSPDEQVALRIRMSGAWSLEEEAKRHSQAPHLKWAKNVVSEILGSSEDPGRDDPRAGLRAGGPAAEGGRASPVYSTIWKVGVPGRDSGAEPDQREAELRGAEEVGGMMQSRHDMHVDAHKAMHGDTPTSTHADTFTNTEREEEGRSEALDARTDVQLEPVPDDEGQRVGDPVDRGRDSQTEETKRDTDEELEYYLAVTNILYKPNSCPSLCCPCPELSIPTIQVEGEDHEGHAMREGEGNRLGNESAVGDGESAGEEEEEGEEEEEERDKMAEGFQGRGEEKNTVKNSFSFQEFRRNGIRRTTVRRKDELRGEEEGGVGRDRRTKVFPLSDEDNDEMHLSWGEADLRNATDRTTRTRRRNSKFFNAQLYQQYSETAQNREIRQSRSDVLSASEDLPVSPAPVPPSSPAPSPASSPPPSPTPARRPLPPLPTVPHPHSLSHSGSFSSISSTVSAKSLPLPLPPHADGRPSSPRLSISLTSSPTLWQDLPGVRDSVGLAEVTDDQRRLQEVRFEVITSEASYCRSLDIVVEHFVKSKQLGALLTTQDRNWLFSRLADVRTISHRFLSKLEERVESDLLHFTVCDIIARHCQHFKMVYVPYLTNQSYQDATYQRLMEENAGFKRVVDKLERSSVCQRLPLRSFLILPFQRITRIKLLVQNIVKRIAPGTDEELHAIRAMKLLGKLIQESNDSITQMKSIESLVSLSAKVDFECRTLPLVSQSRRLVREGPATELMDFSLKETERSVYLHLFNDYLLLSLHKDGGRFTVIDHAPVSELRGENCRVKLHSLQKNLFRLHMSSKSLLLRSDTQSNKLRWISALSRPHPVIDFSAAQDFTQMQCIRAFVAQQPDGLSLEKADVILVHQQSSDGWVEGTRLSDRQRGWAPESHLETITSPRAQQRNLLDALKITTATAAV; encoded by the exons atggagagagagagggaacggcGCAGAGAGGAGAAACGGTGGAGGGAACAAGAGATGAACAGATTAATGGTCAGAACcggaaagagggggaaagagactgACCGGACTGAGAGTTACGGGGAGGGTGACCGAGTCCCGGGTCCTAgatggagggaaacagagagagaacagagagaaagagatggaagaggTGGAGACGGGCACCCTAGAGGAAGGCCCAACTCACATTATGAGTTTGGGCCGGCGAGAGAACCGGAAACAAACAGAGGGAAAGGCGACACGTTTCCTAGGATGAGGACAAAGAGCAAAGATCGAGGGAGGGGCATGAGTCCTTTtatagaagaggaggaggcaggagatgcAGGGAGGCAAAGGGAACGACTAAGAGAGATGGAAGTGAACGACaaggagagtgacagagagagagcagcgagGAGAGGCGGGCAGAGAGGCGGCGAGAGAGACCAGTGGCACAGAGAGGAACAGAGCagggacaaggagagagggggggtacgGGTCAgggcgagagaggagggagagaagaacggAGGGAGACCCATGGAGGATGGGCTgccgaggcagagagagaggcagaggcagtctGACTctgatgtgagagagaggaggagagagcgggaCTCGGAGGGCAACGACCTGTGGAGCAGAGGAGCGAACGGTGCGAGCAGGGAGGGACCGAATCCCCGACagcgggaaagagagggaaggtatTATTCAccacagacaaggagagaaagaaatggagagaatCATTCAGACAGagaccacagagagaggagagacaaaatGAGAGACATCAAGAGTGAGGGGGACAGTGATGgggagaggacgagggagaATGTTAGAAATGACcgtagagaggagcagaggtatCATCACAGCAGGAGCGAAGGAGACAACGGAAGTCTAGCGAGGGACAGattgacagagacggagagagagagacagcgatggagagaggaggagcggaAGGCCTACAGCGAGAGGggcggagggagagacacagacagacacagggacagggagaaatacagagagggggatcgcagagagagaagagattggggggtggagagagagttggaaagacagagggatgctgggagagagaggccgagtGGTCGACCAGAGGAGCGCCGGAGACAGAGGGACCCAGAGTGGGAGAGAGCGCAGGCGCATGTTccaggtgagagagggaagagaagggaacgagaaagagaaagggggagtcATCCTGAtaggaaggaggaggacgacgacAGAATGTTCCGggagaggagaaacagagagagagatcccacAATGGAGGGGGTGGCAAACAGGATAAGTCGATCGCCGAGCGAGACAGTCAGGAGGGGGCCGCCGCGAGCGACGAGTAGCGGAGAGTGGAGCAGCGATATGGAGGGTGACAGAAGatggaggaaggacagagaaagACCTGGGGGAAAagagtcagagaaagagagcgttGCAGAGAACGAAAgggacgaggaagaggaaaggaggagaagaacaagGTATAAAGACACGGCTCAAGGAGATAGaccagatagagagagggatggagaggaagagaagaaatcTACCAGATCAGAACAGAGAAAGATGTGGTTGGAACCACAGAGAGGCAAACACAGCAACAACTCTTCCGTAGAGGAGGAGTTCATGGAGAGGAAAAGGTGTGGAGAGGAGAATAGAAGGCTGCAAAGTGAGGAAAAGagcctgacagagagagagggacgagcCCTGGTGGAACGCgaaagacggagagggagagagaagctcagaggagaaggaggaaaagcGAGGGCGATGGAAACAGAAGGCCTGAATGTTGACAGGgcggaggagtgggaggggcggggaggaACGGATCGGGGGGAAGAGGAACCCCTGCGTTGTGGTGATGACACACGAGAAGAGAGAGggcacagagaggaggatgacaAACACGGGAGTgacggagaggaagagggagggagtgacagATGTACGCGCcgtgagagcgagggaggaagtgaaagagagggggaggaagaaagagagagagcacacagctTAGCCGAGGACGGGTTCATCACAGTGTCCAGCGGaggggacgaggaggacgaaAGGGAGGAGTTTGAGGACTGCAAAGAATTCTGGGAAGGTGGGGTGGCTTGTGATGTTCCCAGGGAAGCAGTCGGCTATAaggggtgtgagggagagatgccgctcagtggagagagggagagaacagggaaaTGGACAGAGAAAGCAGAGGTTGCAgtggaaggaggtggagaggagagaacagaaaagaggaaggaagagaactCCACCTATGTGTTCTGTCTGATTGGACAAACACTGCCTAGGTCAAGGCCCAATCGGATGTCAGCACAGGAGCaaatggagggagaagagaccaATCAAAACCCAGGAAATGAACAGCACGGGACAGCTAACGAGATGGGGGACCCACAACACAACGATTCCTACCAAGACGCGCAGAACGAAAGACAGGAAGATGGGGATGATCTGCATGCTCCGAACCAAGAGAGAACGTGGGTGGGTGACAGTCACAGAGCCTCAGACCCATCGAAGGCAGAggagcgaggggagagaggaggagtagaggccGAGCTGGAAAACCCATATGCTGAGATAACCCTGAGGAGAGACTTGACAACGGAAGCGCTCCTCAAAGAATGGAGGGAAAGAAACACAGCGTCCCCCCGGCagacagagagcgacagagagccaTCCTCCCATATCACCTCCGGCCCCGCTGCGGAGGCCCCTCGCCCTGGAGCTCCTGTGTCCGACGGGGCCACCCTCGGTGGGCTGAGCCCGGACGAGCAGGTGGCCCTCCGGATCCGGATGAGCGGAGCCtggagcctggaggaggaggccaagaGACACTCCCAGGCGCCTCACCTGAAGTGGGCCAAGAACGTGGTGAGCGAGATCCTCGGCTCCTCAGAGGACCCCGGCCGGGATGATCCCCGGGCGGGCTTACGGGCAGGAGGTCCTGCTGCAGAGGGGGGCAGAGCATCTCCCGTCTACTCCACTATATGGAAGGTGGGCGTACCAGGACGCGACTCGGGGGCGGAGCCTGATCAGCGAGAGGCGGAGCTGCGAGGGGCGGAGGAAGTGGGAGGTATGATGCAGAGCCGGCATGACATGCATGTTGACGCACACAAGGCCATGCATGGGGACACGCCCACAAGCACGCATGCAGACACTTTTACTaacacggagagagaggaggagggccgcAGCGAGGCCCTGGACGCACGGACAGACGTCCAGTTAGAGCCGGTCCCTGATGACGAGGGTCAGAGGGTGGGTGACCCTGTAGACAGAGGTAGGGACAGCCAGACAGAGGAAACAAAGAGGGACACAGACGAGGAACTGGAATACTACCTGGCTGTCACAAACATTTTGTACAAACCCAACAGCTGTCCCAGTCTCTGCTGTCCCTGCCCAGAACTGTCCATCCCCACCAtacaggtggagggagaggatcaCGAGGGGCATGctatgagggagggagaggggaaccgTCTGGGAAACGAGAGTGCggtaggagatggagagagtgcgggggaggaggaggaggagggggaggaggaggaggaggagagggacaagaTGGCGGAGGGgttccaggggagaggagaggagaagaacacGGTAAAGAACAGCTTCAGTTTCCAAGAGTTCAGGAGGAACGGCATCCGCCGGACAACTGTGAGAAGAAAAGACGagctgagaggagaagaggaaggaggagttgGAAGGGACCGCAGAACCAAAGTGTTCCCTTTGTCAG ATGAGGATAACGATGAAATGCATTTGAGTTGGGGAGAAGCAGACCTGAG GAATGCCACAGACAGAACCACACGGACGAGAAGGAGGAACTCAAAGTTCTTCA ACGCCCAGCTGTATCAGCAGTACAGCGAGACGGCCCAGAACCGAGAGATCCGCCAGTCTCGCTCCGACGTCCTCTCCGCCAGCGAGGACCTACCCGTCTCCCCGGCGCccgttcccccctcctccccggccccctccccggcctcctccccacccccctccccaacccctgCTCGTCGACCCCTGCCCCCCTTGCCCACGgtgccccacccccactccttgTCCCACTCCGGCTCCTTCTCCAGCATCTCCAGCACCGTCAGCGCCAAGTcgctgcccctgcccctgccccctcacgcTGATGGCagaccctcctccccccgcctttccatctccctcacctcctcccccaccctgtgGCAGGACCTGCCGGGGGTCAGGGACAGCGTCGGGCTGGCGGAGGTCACAGACGATCAAAGGCGTCTTCAAGAG gtgaGGTTTGAGGTGATAACCTCAGAGGCCTCCTACTGTAGGAGCCTGGACATCGTGGTGGAGCACTTTGTCAAATCCAAACAGCTGGGGGCGCTGTTGACCACCCAGGACAGGAACTGGCTTTTCTCCCGGCTAGCAGACGTGCGCACCATCAGCCACAG GTTCCTGTCAAAGCTGGAGGAAAGGGTGGAGTCAGACCTCCTACACTTCACAGTGTGTGACATCATCGCTCGCCACTGCCAACACTTCAAAATGGTCTACGTGCCCTACCTAACCAACCAATCCTACCAGGACGCCACCTACCAGAGACTCAT GGAGGAGAACGCTGGGTTTAAGCGGGTTGTGGATAAGCTGGAACGAAGTTCTGTGTGTCAACGCCTACCTCTTCGCTCCTTCCTCATACTCCCCTTCCAGAGGATCACACGTATCAAGCTACTTgtgcag AACATTGTGAAGAGGATCGCTCCAGGGACAGACGAGGAGCTGCACGCTATCAGAGCTATGAAGCTCCTGGGGAAG CTGATTCAGGAGAGCAACGACAGCATCACCCAGATGAAGAGCATTGAGTCCCTGGTCTCTCTTAGTGCCAAGGTGGACTTTGAATGCAGG acTCTGCCGCTAGTCAGTCAGTCTCGCAGGCTGGTACGAGAGGGGCCGGCGACTGAGTTGATGGACTTTTCTCTGAAGGAGACGGAGAGGAGCGTGTACTTGCACCTGTTCAACGATTACCTGCTGCTCTCGCTACACAAAGA TGGGGGGAGGTTCACTGTGATAGACCACGCCCCCGTCTCTGAACTGCGGGGAGAGAACTGTCGGGTCAAACTGCACTCCCTTCAGAAGAACCTCTTCCGGCTGCACATGTCTTCCAAATCCTTGCTACTAAGATCAGATACTCA GAGTAATAAGCTGCGCTGGATATCAGCTCTCTCCCGACCCCATCCTGTTATTGACTTCTCGGCAGCACAAG ACTTCACTCAGATGCAGTGTATCAGGGCCTTTGTTGCCCAGCAACCAGACGGGCTGTCTTTGGAGAAAGCTGATGTCATTCTAGTGCACCAGCAGAGCAGTGATG GTTGGGTGGAGGGCACCAGACTGTCAGACAGGCAGCGAGGATGGGCTCCCGAGTCCCACCTGGAGACAATAACGAGCCCAAGAGCTCAGCAGCGCAACCTGCTGGACGCTTTGAAAATCACCACAGCAACAGCTGCCGTATGA
- the arhgef5 gene encoding trichohyalin isoform X3 → MERERERRREEKRWREQEMNRLMVRTGKRGKETDRTESYGEGDRVPGPRWRETEREQRERDGRGGDGHPRGRPNSHYEFGPAREPETNRGKGDTFPRMRTKSKDRGRGMSPFIEEEEAGDAGRQRERLREMEVNDKESDRERAARRGGQRGGERDQWHREEQSRDKERGGVRVRAREEGEKNGGRPMEDGLPRQRERQRQSDSDVRERRRERDSEGNDLWSRGANGASREGPNPRQREREGRYYSPQTRRERNGENHSDRDHRERRDKMRDIKSEGDSDGERTRENVRNDRREEQRYHHSRSEGDNGSLARDRLTETERERQRWREEERKAYSERGGGRDTDRHRDREKYREGDRRERRDWGVERELERQRDAGRERPSGRPEERRRQRDPEWERAQAHVPGERGKRRERERERGSHPDRKEEDDDRMFRERRNRERDPTMEGVANRISRSPSETVRRGPPRATSSGEWSSDMEGDRRWRKDRERPGGKESEKESVAENERDEEEERRRRTRYKDTAQGDRPDRERDGEEEKKSTRSEQRKMWLEPQRGKHSNNSSVEEEFMERKRCGEENRRLQSEEKSLTEREGRALVERERRRGREKLRGEGGKARAMETEGLNVDRAEEWEGRGGTDRGEEEPLRCGDDTREERGHREEDDKHGSDGEEEGGSDRCTRRESEGGSEREGEEERERAHSLAEDGFITVSSGGDEEDEREEFEDCKEFWEGGVACDVPREAVGYKGCEGEMPLSGERERTGKWTEKAEVAVEGGGEERTEKRKEENSTYVFCLIGQTLPRSRPNRMSAQEQMEGEETNQNPGNEQHGTANEMGDPQHNDSYQDAQNERQEDGDDLHAPNQERTWVGDSHRASDPSKAEERGERGGVEAELENPYAEITLRRDLTTEALLKEWRERNTASPRQTESDREPSSHITSGPAAEAPRPGAPVSDGATLGGLSPDEQVALRIRMSGAWSLEEEAKRHSQAPHLKWAKNVVSEILGSSEDPGRDDPRAGLRAGGPAAEGGRASPVYSTIWKVGVPGRDSGAEPDQREAELRGAEEVGDEDNDEMHLSWGEADLRNATDRTTRTRRRNSKFFIDAQLYQQYSETAQNREIRQSRSDVLSASEDLPVSPAPVPPSSPAPSPASSPPPSPTPARRPLPPLPTVPHPHSLSHSGSFSSISSTVSAKSLPLPLPPHADGRPSSPRLSISLTSSPTLWQDLPGVRDSVGLAEVTDDQRRLQEVRFEVITSEASYCRSLDIVVEHFVKSKQLGALLTTQDRNWLFSRLADVRTISHRFLSKLEERVESDLLHFTVCDIIARHCQHFKMVYVPYLTNQSYQDATYQRLMEENAGFKRVVDKLERSSVCQRLPLRSFLILPFQRITRIKLLVQNIVKRIAPGTDEELHAIRAMKLLGKLIQESNDSITQMKSIESLVSLSAKVDFECRTLPLVSQSRRLVREGPATELMDFSLKETERSVYLHLFNDYLLLSLHKDGGRFTVIDHAPVSELRGENCRVKLHSLQKNLFRLHMSSKSLLLRSDTQSNKLRWISALSRPHPVIDFSAAQDFTQMQCIRAFVAQQPDGLSLEKADVILVHQQSSDGWVEGTRLSDRQRGWAPESHLETITSPRAQQRNLLDALKITTATAAV, encoded by the exons atggagagagagagggaacggcGCAGAGAGGAGAAACGGTGGAGGGAACAAGAGATGAACAGATTAATGGTCAGAACcggaaagagggggaaagagactgACCGGACTGAGAGTTACGGGGAGGGTGACCGAGTCCCGGGTCCTAgatggagggaaacagagagagaacagagagaaagagatggaagaggTGGAGACGGGCACCCTAGAGGAAGGCCCAACTCACATTATGAGTTTGGGCCGGCGAGAGAACCGGAAACAAACAGAGGGAAAGGCGACACGTTTCCTAGGATGAGGACAAAGAGCAAAGATCGAGGGAGGGGCATGAGTCCTTTtatagaagaggaggaggcaggagatgcAGGGAGGCAAAGGGAACGACTAAGAGAGATGGAAGTGAACGACaaggagagtgacagagagagagcagcgagGAGAGGCGGGCAGAGAGGCGGCGAGAGAGACCAGTGGCACAGAGAGGAACAGAGCagggacaaggagagagggggggtacgGGTCAgggcgagagaggagggagagaagaacggAGGGAGACCCATGGAGGATGGGCTgccgaggcagagagagaggcagaggcagtctGACTctgatgtgagagagaggaggagagagcgggaCTCGGAGGGCAACGACCTGTGGAGCAGAGGAGCGAACGGTGCGAGCAGGGAGGGACCGAATCCCCGACagcgggaaagagagggaaggtatTATTCAccacagacaaggagagaaagaaatggagagaatCATTCAGACAGagaccacagagagaggagagacaaaatGAGAGACATCAAGAGTGAGGGGGACAGTGATGgggagaggacgagggagaATGTTAGAAATGACcgtagagaggagcagaggtatCATCACAGCAGGAGCGAAGGAGACAACGGAAGTCTAGCGAGGGACAGattgacagagacggagagagagagacagcgatggagagaggaggagcggaAGGCCTACAGCGAGAGGggcggagggagagacacagacagacacagggacagggagaaatacagagagggggatcgcagagagagaagagattggggggtggagagagagttggaaagacagagggatgctgggagagagaggccgagtGGTCGACCAGAGGAGCGCCGGAGACAGAGGGACCCAGAGTGGGAGAGAGCGCAGGCGCATGTTccaggtgagagagggaagagaagggaacgagaaagagaaagggggagtcATCCTGAtaggaaggaggaggacgacgacAGAATGTTCCGggagaggagaaacagagagagagatcccacAATGGAGGGGGTGGCAAACAGGATAAGTCGATCGCCGAGCGAGACAGTCAGGAGGGGGCCGCCGCGAGCGACGAGTAGCGGAGAGTGGAGCAGCGATATGGAGGGTGACAGAAGatggaggaaggacagagaaagACCTGGGGGAAAagagtcagagaaagagagcgttGCAGAGAACGAAAgggacgaggaagaggaaaggaggagaagaacaagGTATAAAGACACGGCTCAAGGAGATAGaccagatagagagagggatggagaggaagagaagaaatcTACCAGATCAGAACAGAGAAAGATGTGGTTGGAACCACAGAGAGGCAAACACAGCAACAACTCTTCCGTAGAGGAGGAGTTCATGGAGAGGAAAAGGTGTGGAGAGGAGAATAGAAGGCTGCAAAGTGAGGAAAAGagcctgacagagagagagggacgagcCCTGGTGGAACGCgaaagacggagagggagagagaagctcagaggagaaggaggaaaagcGAGGGCGATGGAAACAGAAGGCCTGAATGTTGACAGGgcggaggagtgggaggggcggggaggaACGGATCGGGGGGAAGAGGAACCCCTGCGTTGTGGTGATGACACACGAGAAGAGAGAGggcacagagaggaggatgacaAACACGGGAGTgacggagaggaagagggagggagtgacagATGTACGCGCcgtgagagcgagggaggaagtgaaagagagggggaggaagaaagagagagagcacacagctTAGCCGAGGACGGGTTCATCACAGTGTCCAGCGGaggggacgaggaggacgaaAGGGAGGAGTTTGAGGACTGCAAAGAATTCTGGGAAGGTGGGGTGGCTTGTGATGTTCCCAGGGAAGCAGTCGGCTATAaggggtgtgagggagagatgccgctcagtggagagagggagagaacagggaaaTGGACAGAGAAAGCAGAGGTTGCAgtggaaggaggtggagaggagagaacagaaaagaggaaggaagagaactCCACCTATGTGTTCTGTCTGATTGGACAAACACTGCCTAGGTCAAGGCCCAATCGGATGTCAGCACAGGAGCaaatggagggagaagagaccaATCAAAACCCAGGAAATGAACAGCACGGGACAGCTAACGAGATGGGGGACCCACAACACAACGATTCCTACCAAGACGCGCAGAACGAAAGACAGGAAGATGGGGATGATCTGCATGCTCCGAACCAAGAGAGAACGTGGGTGGGTGACAGTCACAGAGCCTCAGACCCATCGAAGGCAGAggagcgaggggagagaggaggagtagaggccGAGCTGGAAAACCCATATGCTGAGATAACCCTGAGGAGAGACTTGACAACGGAAGCGCTCCTCAAAGAATGGAGGGAAAGAAACACAGCGTCCCCCCGGCagacagagagcgacagagagccaTCCTCCCATATCACCTCCGGCCCCGCTGCGGAGGCCCCTCGCCCTGGAGCTCCTGTGTCCGACGGGGCCACCCTCGGTGGGCTGAGCCCGGACGAGCAGGTGGCCCTCCGGATCCGGATGAGCGGAGCCtggagcctggaggaggaggccaagaGACACTCCCAGGCGCCTCACCTGAAGTGGGCCAAGAACGTGGTGAGCGAGATCCTCGGCTCCTCAGAGGACCCCGGCCGGGATGATCCCCGGGCGGGCTTACGGGCAGGAGGTCCTGCTGCAGAGGGGGGCAGAGCATCTCCCGTCTACTCCACTATATGGAAGGTGGGCGTACCAGGACGCGACTCGGGGGCGGAGCCTGATCAGCGAGAGGCGGAGCTGCGAGGGGCGGAGGAAGTGGGAG ATGAGGATAACGATGAAATGCATTTGAGTTGGGGAGAAGCAGACCTGAG GAATGCCACAGACAGAACCACACGGACGAGAAGGAGGAACTCAAAGTTCTTCA TAGACGCCCAGCTGTATCAGCAGTACAGCGAGACGGCCCAGAACCGAGAGATCCGCCAGTCTCGCTCCGACGTCCTCTCCGCCAGCGAGGACCTACCCGTCTCCCCGGCGCccgttcccccctcctccccggccccctccccggcctcctccccacccccctccccaacccctgCTCGTCGACCCCTGCCCCCCTTGCCCACGgtgccccacccccactccttgTCCCACTCCGGCTCCTTCTCCAGCATCTCCAGCACCGTCAGCGCCAAGTcgctgcccctgcccctgccccctcacgcTGATGGCagaccctcctccccccgcctttccatctccctcacctcctcccccaccctgtgGCAGGACCTGCCGGGGGTCAGGGACAGCGTCGGGCTGGCGGAGGTCACAGACGATCAAAGGCGTCTTCAAGAG gtgaGGTTTGAGGTGATAACCTCAGAGGCCTCCTACTGTAGGAGCCTGGACATCGTGGTGGAGCACTTTGTCAAATCCAAACAGCTGGGGGCGCTGTTGACCACCCAGGACAGGAACTGGCTTTTCTCCCGGCTAGCAGACGTGCGCACCATCAGCCACAG GTTCCTGTCAAAGCTGGAGGAAAGGGTGGAGTCAGACCTCCTACACTTCACAGTGTGTGACATCATCGCTCGCCACTGCCAACACTTCAAAATGGTCTACGTGCCCTACCTAACCAACCAATCCTACCAGGACGCCACCTACCAGAGACTCAT GGAGGAGAACGCTGGGTTTAAGCGGGTTGTGGATAAGCTGGAACGAAGTTCTGTGTGTCAACGCCTACCTCTTCGCTCCTTCCTCATACTCCCCTTCCAGAGGATCACACGTATCAAGCTACTTgtgcag AACATTGTGAAGAGGATCGCTCCAGGGACAGACGAGGAGCTGCACGCTATCAGAGCTATGAAGCTCCTGGGGAAG CTGATTCAGGAGAGCAACGACAGCATCACCCAGATGAAGAGCATTGAGTCCCTGGTCTCTCTTAGTGCCAAGGTGGACTTTGAATGCAGG acTCTGCCGCTAGTCAGTCAGTCTCGCAGGCTGGTACGAGAGGGGCCGGCGACTGAGTTGATGGACTTTTCTCTGAAGGAGACGGAGAGGAGCGTGTACTTGCACCTGTTCAACGATTACCTGCTGCTCTCGCTACACAAAGA TGGGGGGAGGTTCACTGTGATAGACCACGCCCCCGTCTCTGAACTGCGGGGAGAGAACTGTCGGGTCAAACTGCACTCCCTTCAGAAGAACCTCTTCCGGCTGCACATGTCTTCCAAATCCTTGCTACTAAGATCAGATACTCA GAGTAATAAGCTGCGCTGGATATCAGCTCTCTCCCGACCCCATCCTGTTATTGACTTCTCGGCAGCACAAG ACTTCACTCAGATGCAGTGTATCAGGGCCTTTGTTGCCCAGCAACCAGACGGGCTGTCTTTGGAGAAAGCTGATGTCATTCTAGTGCACCAGCAGAGCAGTGATG GTTGGGTGGAGGGCACCAGACTGTCAGACAGGCAGCGAGGATGGGCTCCCGAGTCCCACCTGGAGACAATAACGAGCCCAAGAGCTCAGCAGCGCAACCTGCTGGACGCTTTGAAAATCACCACAGCAACAGCTGCCGTATGA